One window of the Primulina eburnea isolate SZY01 chromosome 18, ASM2296580v1, whole genome shotgun sequence genome contains the following:
- the LOC140820307 gene encoding uncharacterized protein, producing the protein MTTRLRDGASVHEHGVRMIGLIEKLVGLDLVIPSELSTDILLLSLPSSFDGFVVNFNMNKLEATLEELVNMLTSYEATIKKDKPVFLVGSSSGTKKGTPYKGKKRSAPPKKNKPNKKPYKKPNPGPTKPDKSEQICFHCNKPGHWRRNCAEYLAQKRSGHGDGKKQEA; encoded by the exons atgactacacgcttgcgagatggggcttcggtccatgagcatggtgttaggatgattgggctcatcgagaagttggtgGGACTCGACTTGGTTATCCCTAGTGAGCTCTCGACTGATATTCTCTTGCTGTCTCTGCCCTCTTCGTTCGATGGATTTGTGGTTAACTTTAATATGAATAAGCTTGAGGccacccttgaagagttggtcaatatgcttactagttatgaggccacaatcaaaaaggataaGCCTGTTTTTCTAGTGGGTTCTTCGTCCGGCACGAAAAAGGGAACCCCATACAAAGGCAAGAAGCGTTCTGCCCCTCCAAAGAAGAACAAGCCTAACAAAAAGCCATACAAGAAACCTAATCCGGGGCCCACAAAGCCTGACAAGTCAGAACAAATCTGTTTCCACTGCAACAAGCCTGGAcactggaggcgtaattgcgcggagtatcttgcccagaagcgttctggccatg gtgatgggaagaagcaagaggcttag